In Variovorax sp. OAS795, a single window of DNA contains:
- a CDS encoding GMC family oxidoreductase N-terminal domain-containing protein: METSKFDFIIVGAGSAGCVLANRLTTDPSVRVLLVEAGGEDRNVWLKVPAGVPRVVGHPGLTWGYVSEPEPGLNNRTIIWPRGKTLGGSSSINGHVYMRGTAADYDGWRELGNTGWGWSDVLPYFKRAERHYLGETELHGGSGELTVSPLLEPHVGSQAFVEAATRIGVPRNDDFNGATQEGVGYLQFAIREGVRASASAAFLHPIRNRPNLTLVTGALVECILLEGRTAVGIRYQQGGTVREARVTREVLLAGGAINSPQLLMLSGIGPSEQLLSHGIQVRQALEGVGQNLQDHIYAHCLASVDPVFSINNKISSNVKMIPDVFRYLLTRRGLLTSAAAQVGMFLRSGPHTDVPDLQVQMRPFSMISKAGMYKANSEPALTASTTLLRPYSLGSVTLRTSKPQDAPKMLANYLTDRRDIQPLIEGIRIIRKVFNTAPFKDHFKSEMLPGVDYQTDRELETYLRANAQSMYHPVGTCRMGNGPDAVVDQELRVRGIGQLRVIDASVMPRIPSGNTNAPTIMIADKASDLILRGKPGSDATVVLGPSARAMAQATT; encoded by the coding sequence ATGGAAACCAGCAAGTTCGACTTCATCATCGTGGGTGCCGGCTCGGCCGGCTGCGTCCTCGCAAACCGGCTGACTACGGACCCGAGCGTCCGTGTCCTCCTCGTGGAGGCGGGCGGCGAGGACCGTAACGTCTGGCTCAAAGTGCCCGCCGGCGTGCCGAGGGTGGTCGGCCACCCTGGGCTGACCTGGGGCTACGTTTCGGAGCCGGAGCCGGGCTTGAACAATCGCACCATCATCTGGCCACGCGGCAAGACCTTGGGCGGCAGCAGCTCCATCAACGGACATGTCTACATGCGTGGGACTGCCGCGGATTACGACGGCTGGCGGGAGCTGGGCAATACTGGCTGGGGCTGGTCCGACGTGCTGCCTTACTTCAAACGTGCAGAGCGGCATTACCTTGGTGAGACAGAGCTCCACGGCGGCAGTGGTGAACTCACCGTATCGCCGCTGCTCGAGCCACACGTCGGGTCGCAGGCCTTCGTCGAAGCGGCCACCCGCATCGGCGTGCCGCGCAACGATGACTTCAACGGAGCGACGCAGGAAGGCGTCGGATACCTGCAGTTCGCCATCCGCGAAGGCGTCCGGGCCTCGGCGTCTGCGGCGTTCCTGCACCCGATTCGCAACAGGCCCAACCTCACCTTGGTGACGGGCGCGTTGGTGGAGTGCATCTTGCTGGAAGGCCGCACCGCGGTCGGCATTCGCTACCAGCAGGGTGGCACGGTGCGCGAGGCGAGGGTCACCAGGGAGGTGCTGCTCGCTGGCGGTGCCATCAACTCGCCTCAACTGCTCATGCTGTCGGGCATCGGTCCGAGCGAGCAGCTGCTCTCCCATGGGATCCAGGTCCGCCAGGCGCTCGAAGGCGTCGGGCAGAACCTGCAGGACCACATCTACGCCCACTGCCTGGCCAGCGTCGACCCCGTCTTCTCCATCAACAACAAGATCTCGAGCAACGTGAAGATGATTCCGGACGTGTTCCGGTACCTGCTGACCCGTCGAGGTCTGTTGACATCCGCCGCCGCGCAGGTCGGAATGTTCCTGCGCTCCGGCCCCCACACCGATGTTCCCGACCTGCAGGTGCAGATGCGGCCCTTCAGCATGATCAGCAAGGCTGGCATGTACAAGGCCAACAGTGAGCCGGCGTTGACCGCGTCGACCACGCTGTTGCGCCCGTACTCCCTGGGTTCTGTGACCCTGCGGACCTCGAAGCCGCAAGATGCGCCGAAGATGCTCGCCAACTACCTGACCGACCGCCGCGACATCCAGCCCCTCATCGAGGGCATTCGCATCATCCGGAAAGTCTTCAACACGGCGCCCTTCAAGGATCACTTCAAGAGCGAGATGCTGCCGGGCGTCGATTATCAGACCGACCGTGAGCTCGAGACCTACCTGCGCGCGAATGCGCAGTCGATGTACCACCCGGTCGGCACATGCCGCATGGGCAACGGGCCCGACGCCGTCGTGGACCAGGAGCTTCGCGTGCGGGGCATCGGGCAATTGCGGGTCATCGACGCCTCTGTCATGCCACGCATCCCGTCGGGCAACACCAACGCACCGACCATCATGATTGCAGACAAGGCTTCAGACCTTATCTTGCGTGGCAAGCCGGGTAGTGATGCGACCGTTGTTCTCGGCCCGTCGGCCCGCGCAATGGCGCAGGCCACGACCTGA
- a CDS encoding IclR family transcriptional regulator, whose amino-acid sequence MSMLLERSFKTLEQLAAHPEGQTVSMIAATLDMPLSATHRLLAELCRCGYVRQVREQGEYVLTIKLVSLGLGYLSASGVVDVAQPLLDSLAEESGELVRLAVVDGDDLAFVAKAQGARRGLRYDPDMGLSVPLSCSSAGHAWLSTMSDEEGMRLVARQGFGLPKDFGPKAPTTVKALLAYVHATRKRGFSMISEVFAPQMTAMAAPVMSRRGAIGVVTIAGPLVRLTEARMEELSEALLDAAERIRAASGASAMFKKRA is encoded by the coding sequence ATGAGCATGCTTCTCGAACGAAGCTTCAAGACGCTCGAGCAGCTGGCCGCGCACCCCGAGGGGCAAACCGTCTCCATGATTGCCGCCACGCTCGACATGCCGCTCAGCGCGACCCACCGGCTGCTGGCCGAGCTGTGCCGCTGCGGTTATGTGCGGCAGGTGCGTGAGCAGGGCGAATACGTTCTGACCATCAAGCTCGTATCGCTGGGCCTGGGTTATTTGAGCGCGTCGGGCGTGGTCGATGTGGCTCAGCCGCTGCTCGACAGCCTGGCCGAGGAATCGGGCGAGCTGGTGCGCCTGGCCGTGGTCGACGGTGACGACCTCGCCTTTGTCGCCAAGGCCCAGGGCGCACGCCGCGGCCTGCGTTATGACCCTGACATGGGCCTGTCGGTGCCACTCTCGTGCAGCTCCGCCGGTCACGCCTGGCTGTCGACCATGAGCGACGAAGAAGGCATGCGCCTCGTTGCCAGGCAGGGCTTCGGTTTACCCAAGGACTTCGGCCCCAAGGCCCCCACCACCGTCAAGGCGCTGCTGGCCTATGTGCACGCAACACGCAAGCGCGGCTTCAGCATGATCAGCGAAGTGTTCGCACCGCAGATGACGGCGATGGCCGCACCGGTGATGTCACGCAGGGGCGCGATAGGCGTGGTCACCATCGCCGGCCCATTGGTGCGCCTGACCGAGGCGCGCATGGAGGAGCTGTCGGAAGCTTTGCTGGACGCTGCTGAAAGAATTCGTGCGGCGAGCGGTGCGTCGGCCATGTTCAAGAAGCGGGCCTGA
- a CDS encoding DUF1330 domain-containing protein produces MNGQKGYIYAELNVHDPELFNTEYAPRVQPVLEKYKARFLVAGGAPTVREGERDVQRIVFLEFDSPALAKQFYDSPEYQDVIAYRFKSATTHLYILEGAKHNDPTIRP; encoded by the coding sequence ATGAACGGGCAAAAAGGCTACATCTACGCAGAGCTGAACGTACATGATCCCGAGCTCTTCAACACCGAGTACGCGCCGCGCGTGCAGCCTGTGCTGGAGAAGTACAAGGCGCGGTTCTTGGTGGCCGGCGGTGCACCAACAGTGCGCGAGGGTGAGCGCGACGTGCAGCGAATCGTGTTCCTGGAGTTTGACAGCCCCGCGCTGGCCAAGCAGTTCTATGACTCGCCGGAGTATCAGGACGTCATCGCCTACCGGTTCAAGTCGGCCACGACGCACCTCTACATCCTTGAGGGCGCCAAGCACAACGACCCCACCATTCGCCCGTAA
- a CDS encoding quinone oxidoreductase translates to MSKYGRIVVETTGVPDVMRWVEDEARSPAQGEIRVRHEAIGVDYIDTQIRSGLLPATLPTGLGFAGVGMAVEVGAGVEHIKAGDRVAYMYFTAGSYSEERIVPAERAIALPDQSLAADLAAGALFRGLTAWYLSTRLRPIGKGDAALVHAAAGGVGLILSQWLKHLGVTVIGTVDTEEKAAVVREYGCQHAVVLSKEDFVAKVNEVTGGAGVAIVYEAIGKETWERSLDCARRFGLVASYGWPSGDPGEVSLMNLRTKGSLFVTRPTVTQYTAEADDFRTGAAALFQLVKDGAIRIKVGNSYPLKEAHRAHTDIVAGRTVGSVVLIP, encoded by the coding sequence ATGAGCAAGTACGGACGGATCGTTGTCGAGACCACGGGTGTGCCCGACGTGATGCGCTGGGTAGAGGATGAAGCGCGCTCGCCCGCCCAAGGCGAGATCCGCGTGCGCCACGAAGCCATCGGCGTCGACTACATCGACACTCAGATTCGATCGGGTCTGTTGCCCGCAACTCTGCCCACGGGCCTGGGCTTCGCTGGCGTGGGCATGGCGGTGGAAGTCGGCGCTGGCGTCGAGCACATCAAGGCCGGCGACCGCGTTGCCTACATGTACTTCACCGCTGGAAGCTACAGCGAAGAGCGCATCGTGCCCGCCGAGCGCGCCATTGCTCTGCCTGACCAGTCGCTCGCGGCAGACTTGGCCGCCGGCGCGCTGTTCCGCGGTCTCACCGCTTGGTACCTCTCGACCCGCCTGCGCCCTATCGGCAAGGGCGATGCGGCACTCGTGCACGCGGCGGCAGGGGGTGTAGGCCTCATCCTGTCTCAGTGGCTCAAGCACCTCGGCGTCACCGTCATCGGTACGGTCGACACCGAGGAGAAGGCCGCCGTCGTACGCGAGTACGGTTGCCAGCATGCGGTCGTTCTGAGCAAGGAAGACTTCGTTGCCAAGGTCAATGAGGTAACGGGCGGCGCCGGCGTGGCCATCGTCTACGAAGCCATCGGCAAGGAAACCTGGGAGCGCTCTCTGGATTGCGCACGCCGCTTCGGTCTCGTGGCCTCGTACGGCTGGCCCTCCGGTGACCCCGGCGAGGTGTCGCTGATGAACTTGCGCACCAAGGGGTCGCTGTTCGTGACGCGTCCCACGGTCACTCAGTACACGGCGGAGGCGGACGACTTCCGCACCGGTGCCGCAGCTCTGTTCCAACTGGTCAAGGACGGCGCCATCCGCATCAAGGTCGGCAACTCCTACCCGCTGAAGGAAGCGCACCGCGCGCACACCGACATCGTGGCCGGCCGCACCGTCGGCTCCGTCGTGCTGATCCCCTGA
- a CDS encoding SDR family NAD(P)-dependent oxidoreductase yields MLLKNKVVVVTGAASPRGIGFATAQRCAEEGARVALLDLNQAAATAAAEAISGSHRGYACDVRDGELCRQVVQQILQDFGQIDVLVNNAGVSQSKRLMDSTVEDYDLVMDSSLRGTYNMSRAVVPHFRERKSGSIACMGSIAAQRGGGVLGGPHYAAAKGGVQSLAKAMARELAPDGIRVNAVAPGLVDTELLVGKIDDAGKARVAEGTPMGRLATPTCIANVFIFLASDLSRYVTGSVIDVNGGLHIH; encoded by the coding sequence ATGTTATTGAAGAACAAAGTTGTAGTGGTGACGGGAGCGGCGTCTCCTCGTGGCATCGGCTTCGCCACCGCGCAGCGGTGCGCAGAGGAGGGCGCCCGGGTGGCACTGCTGGACCTCAACCAGGCAGCTGCCACCGCAGCCGCGGAAGCCATCAGCGGGAGCCACCGAGGCTACGCATGCGACGTGAGAGACGGCGAGTTGTGCCGCCAGGTCGTCCAGCAAATCCTCCAGGACTTCGGCCAGATCGACGTTCTGGTCAACAACGCAGGCGTCAGCCAGTCCAAGCGTCTCATGGACAGCACGGTCGAGGACTACGACCTGGTGATGGACTCGAGCCTGCGCGGCACCTACAACATGTCGCGCGCCGTGGTCCCGCACTTCCGAGAACGCAAGAGCGGCAGCATCGCCTGCATGGGCTCCATCGCCGCGCAGCGCGGTGGTGGCGTGCTGGGCGGCCCGCACTATGCGGCAGCGAAGGGCGGCGTGCAGTCCCTGGCGAAGGCCATGGCGCGCGAGCTGGCACCCGATGGCATTCGCGTCAATGCTGTCGCTCCAGGCCTCGTCGATACCGAGCTCCTGGTCGGAAAGATCGACGACGCCGGAAAAGCGCGCGTCGCTGAGGGCACACCGATGGGCCGCCTCGCAACGCCGACGTGCATTGCGAACGTGTTCATCTTCCTGGCCAGCGACCTCTCTCGATACGTGACCGGCTCCGTCATTGACGTGAACGGTGGCCTGCACATTCACTGA
- a CDS encoding ABC transporter substrate-binding protein translates to MKFKLSLSKTVLALALVAAGAAHAQSGEPIKVGLAGPFTGGSSPMGVSMRDAIRMAVDEINAAGGVIGRPIQLVERDDEAKNERGVQIAQELIHREKVVAALGFINTGVTMAAAPMYQEAQVPIITPGPTGTALTQQFPGYVFRVSLPDSIQADMIAEEAVKRQGFKKIAILADSTNYGQLGREDMAAALAKRDIKPVAVEKFNVRDVDMTAQLLRAKNAGAEAILTYAVGPELAQIANGMSKLGWQVPMIGSHTLSMPNFIENAGKNSEGAIFPQTFVEGQTAKGTAFVANYKKRYKLDRIAAMGWAAPGYDSVYLLAAAIKQAGSTDGPKLRAALENLKEPVDGVLMRYQQPFSKDSHELFRDSSKALMATIRNGQVVKLADSK, encoded by the coding sequence ATGAAGTTCAAGCTTTCCCTGAGCAAGACCGTGCTCGCGCTCGCATTGGTCGCAGCCGGCGCCGCGCACGCCCAATCCGGTGAACCCATCAAGGTCGGTTTGGCCGGCCCATTCACCGGAGGCTCCAGCCCGATGGGCGTTTCCATGCGCGACGCCATTCGCATGGCTGTCGACGAAATCAACGCTGCGGGCGGTGTGATCGGCCGTCCGATTCAGCTCGTCGAGCGTGACGACGAAGCCAAGAACGAGCGCGGCGTGCAGATTGCCCAGGAGCTCATCCACCGCGAGAAGGTTGTCGCGGCCCTGGGCTTCATCAACACTGGCGTGACCATGGCGGCCGCACCGATGTACCAGGAAGCGCAGGTACCCATCATCACGCCTGGTCCGACGGGTACGGCGCTGACGCAGCAGTTCCCGGGCTATGTCTTCCGCGTGTCGCTGCCCGACTCGATTCAGGCGGACATGATCGCGGAGGAGGCGGTCAAGCGCCAAGGCTTCAAGAAGATCGCCATCTTGGCCGATTCCACGAACTACGGTCAGCTCGGTCGGGAAGACATGGCGGCGGCGCTCGCCAAGCGGGACATCAAGCCGGTGGCCGTGGAAAAGTTCAACGTACGCGACGTCGACATGACGGCCCAACTGCTGCGCGCGAAGAACGCGGGCGCCGAGGCCATCCTGACCTATGCCGTCGGCCCCGAGCTTGCGCAGATTGCAAACGGTATGTCCAAGCTCGGCTGGCAGGTGCCCATGATTGGCAGCCACACGTTGTCCATGCCCAACTTCATCGAGAACGCCGGCAAGAACTCCGAGGGTGCCATCTTCCCGCAGACCTTCGTGGAAGGTCAGACGGCGAAGGGGACTGCTTTCGTCGCCAACTACAAGAAGCGCTACAAACTCGACCGCATCGCGGCGATGGGCTGGGCTGCTCCCGGCTACGACTCGGTCTACCTCCTGGCCGCCGCGATCAAGCAGGCCGGCTCCACGGACGGGCCGAAGCTGCGGGCCGCGCTCGAGAACCTCAAGGAGCCGGTCGATGGCGTGCTGATGCGCTACCAGCAGCCGTTCTCCAAGGACAGCCACGAACTGTTCCGCGATTCGTCCAAAGCCCTGATGGCCACGATTCGCAATGGTCAAGTCGTCAAGCTGGCTGACAGCAAGTAA
- a CDS encoding branched-chain amino acid ABC transporter ATP-binding protein/permease yields the protein MSIRRASVFTAAVAALAAIPLFTTNPYYIHLLVVIGIYAILLFGMDVVVGYTGEVSLGHAGLFGIGAYAAGLIFMKLGLPFWVGLIAAIGITAAFGLLLALPALRVTGPYLAMVTLAFGTILAILFNEMDFLTSGPQGLVVAKPSIFGIENKGVGFYYFTLAMSALCWIGVTRLLKSHFGRAFIALRGSPIAADCMGVSVYKYKVVAFVISAAMAGLAGGMFAFSEGYIAPNNFTAELAILFLLALTLGGRRSRIGSVLGAAVIVVLPNLLSDIALFRMLAVTLAVVITGYAIYRVASKGLGLLTAAIPVTIVIGMAVLSFTLTDISERRLTIFGLLILGVVYYMPDGIVGFIRSATKGLRAKPKKHAVVTTSVVATPSQAIQATTSGWQGAILQAKGVVMQFGGLKAVNQLDMVVEQGAVHGLIGPNGSGKSTMMNVLTGIYAPTSGDVVFEGNRINGNTPSSIALGGIARTFQNVQLFGDMSATENILVGLHHTFKSTLLDVVLHTRRYRDEEAAALQRAQALLDFVGLSRDAEEEARNLPYGRMRLLEIARALSLGPRLLLLDEPAAGLPPAELPDLVQMIRKIKEHGVAVILIEHHMDVVMSICDQVTVLDFGQKIAEGTGSEVRSNPKVVEAYLGAEVVHEPKGAGFAPAMA from the coding sequence ATGAGCATCCGGCGTGCATCTGTGTTCACCGCGGCGGTGGCTGCCCTCGCAGCAATTCCGCTGTTCACCACCAACCCGTACTACATCCACCTGCTGGTCGTCATTGGCATCTACGCCATCCTGCTGTTCGGCATGGACGTCGTTGTCGGCTACACCGGCGAGGTGTCGCTCGGTCATGCCGGCCTGTTCGGCATTGGCGCCTACGCGGCTGGGCTCATCTTCATGAAGCTGGGCCTGCCCTTCTGGGTTGGCTTGATAGCGGCAATCGGGATCACCGCCGCGTTCGGCCTGTTGCTGGCGCTGCCTGCACTGCGGGTTACAGGCCCCTACCTGGCGATGGTGACGCTTGCCTTCGGAACCATCCTGGCGATTCTCTTCAACGAGATGGACTTCTTGACCTCGGGACCTCAGGGACTGGTGGTGGCAAAGCCCTCCATCTTCGGCATAGAGAACAAGGGGGTGGGCTTCTACTACTTCACGCTCGCGATGAGCGCGCTGTGCTGGATCGGGGTCACGCGCTTGCTCAAGTCGCACTTCGGCCGCGCGTTCATCGCGCTGCGTGGAAGCCCCATTGCCGCGGACTGCATGGGGGTGTCGGTCTACAAATACAAGGTTGTGGCCTTCGTCATCAGCGCAGCCATGGCTGGTCTGGCCGGCGGCATGTTCGCCTTCAGCGAGGGCTACATCGCGCCGAACAATTTCACCGCCGAGCTTGCCATCCTGTTCCTGCTGGCCCTCACACTTGGTGGGCGCCGCTCGCGCATCGGTTCCGTCCTAGGTGCCGCCGTCATCGTGGTGCTCCCGAACCTGCTGTCCGACATTGCATTGTTCCGAATGCTGGCTGTCACGCTTGCAGTCGTCATCACGGGCTACGCCATTTACCGCGTGGCATCGAAAGGCCTCGGCCTGCTGACGGCAGCGATTCCGGTCACGATCGTCATTGGCATGGCAGTGTTGTCGTTCACGCTGACCGACATTTCCGAGCGCCGCCTGACCATCTTCGGTCTGCTGATTCTGGGCGTCGTGTACTACATGCCGGACGGCATCGTCGGCTTCATTCGCTCCGCAACCAAGGGGCTGCGCGCCAAGCCCAAGAAGCATGCGGTGGTCACCACCAGCGTGGTCGCCACACCGTCGCAAGCCATCCAGGCGACGACGTCGGGATGGCAAGGCGCCATCCTGCAGGCGAAGGGGGTGGTCATGCAGTTCGGTGGCCTGAAGGCGGTCAACCAGCTGGACATGGTGGTGGAGCAGGGTGCCGTACATGGCCTTATCGGGCCGAACGGCTCGGGCAAGAGTACGATGATGAACGTGCTCACCGGCATCTACGCGCCCACCTCTGGCGACGTTGTGTTCGAAGGCAATCGCATCAACGGCAATACGCCTTCCAGCATTGCGCTCGGAGGCATCGCGCGAACCTTCCAGAATGTGCAGTTGTTCGGCGACATGAGCGCGACGGAGAACATCCTCGTCGGTCTGCACCACACCTTCAAGTCAACTCTTCTCGATGTCGTGCTGCACACGAGGAGGTACCGGGACGAGGAAGCTGCGGCCCTGCAGCGTGCCCAGGCGCTCCTGGACTTCGTCGGGCTGTCAAGAGACGCGGAAGAGGAGGCACGCAACCTGCCATACGGCCGCATGCGGCTGCTGGAGATTGCGCGCGCCCTGAGCCTGGGTCCTCGCTTGCTGCTGCTTGACGAGCCGGCTGCCGGGCTTCCGCCAGCGGAACTGCCGGACTTGGTCCAGATGATTCGCAAAATCAAGGAGCACGGCGTGGCCGTCATCCTCATCGAGCACCACATGGACGTGGTCATGAGCATCTGTGACCAGGTCACCGTGCTGGACTTCGGACAGAAGATTGCAGAGGGCACGGGCTCCGAGGTGCGAAGCAATCCGAAAGTGGTCGAGGCATACCTTGGGGCCGAAGTCGTGCACGAACCCAAGGGCGCTGGCTTCGCTCCCGCCATGGCTTGA
- a CDS encoding CoA ester lyase encodes MLSPSPVRSADARTFLFVPGDRPERFDKGFGSSADALILDLEDAVLPEKKTTARALVASWLHPDRPVWIRCNAAGTPWFAQDMELAALPGIAGVMLPKAEAIPGGLAELSARLALPIIPLIETAEGLHRALDTARCAGVLRLAFGSIDFQVDLGLDGEDDALLFARSQLVMVSRLAQIGRPLDGVTADVRNQELLRSETLRARRLGFGGKLCIHPGQVATVHECLAPSSEQRAWAERVLAAVREGAPGATTVDGKLVDLPVVKKAEQIAAMASASTGDTA; translated from the coding sequence GTGCTATCTCCCAGCCCCGTTCGCAGCGCCGACGCGCGCACCTTTCTTTTCGTTCCAGGAGACCGGCCCGAGCGCTTCGACAAGGGATTCGGCAGCTCAGCGGATGCCCTCATCTTGGATCTCGAGGATGCCGTCCTTCCTGAGAAGAAGACCACCGCGCGCGCACTGGTGGCAAGCTGGCTGCATCCCGACAGGCCGGTTTGGATTCGCTGCAATGCCGCTGGCACGCCATGGTTCGCGCAGGACATGGAACTTGCGGCCCTTCCGGGCATTGCCGGCGTCATGTTGCCGAAGGCAGAGGCCATTCCAGGCGGGCTCGCCGAGCTGTCGGCCAGGTTGGCGTTGCCTATCATTCCGCTCATCGAGACGGCCGAAGGTCTGCACCGAGCGCTTGATACCGCCCGTTGCGCGGGTGTTCTCAGACTGGCATTCGGGTCGATCGACTTCCAAGTCGATCTCGGACTGGATGGGGAAGACGACGCGTTGCTGTTCGCGCGCAGCCAGCTGGTGATGGTGTCTCGCCTCGCACAGATTGGACGTCCACTCGACGGAGTGACGGCGGATGTTCGGAACCAAGAACTGCTTCGTAGCGAAACGCTGCGGGCTCGTCGGCTGGGCTTTGGCGGGAAGCTCTGCATTCATCCCGGCCAAGTGGCCACGGTGCACGAATGCCTGGCGCCTTCGTCAGAGCAGCGCGCATGGGCTGAGCGGGTTCTCGCGGCGGTGCGTGAGGGTGCGCCAGGTGCAACTACCGTCGACGGGAAGCTTGTGGACTTACCTGTGGTGAAGAAGGCCGAGCAGATCGCCGCGATGGCTTCTGCATCGACTGGTGACACTGCGTAG
- a CDS encoding aldolase/citrate lyase family protein, which translates to MSSLVHPDRALFAGEKLAPALASCEHFAGSEKLILKALSLQESLGTIFDITCDCEDGARAGEEHEHAEMVARVMLSDANKHHRLGVRIHDHTHRSWKQDVDIVVGQAACRVAYVTIPKTTRVDAAAEVIAYVQDVAKRAGRSTLVPVHILIETHGALEHVFALARLPAVEVLDFGQMDFVSDHHGLIPATALRSPGQFQHQLLVRAKAAVVAAAAAAGVVPAHNVCLNLKDEGVVRSDAERANREFGFQRMWSIYPAQIEPIVAAMRPAFGEMEDAAAILALAQDASWGPIQFKGELHDRATYRYYWSLLKRARATGMGIPDDADGRFF; encoded by the coding sequence ATGTCTTCTCTTGTGCACCCAGACCGCGCCCTCTTCGCTGGCGAGAAGTTGGCACCGGCGCTTGCAAGCTGCGAGCACTTCGCTGGAAGCGAAAAGCTCATCTTGAAGGCACTGAGCCTGCAGGAGTCTCTCGGGACCATCTTCGATATCACGTGTGACTGCGAGGACGGGGCCAGGGCTGGCGAGGAGCATGAGCATGCCGAAATGGTCGCCCGGGTGATGCTGTCCGACGCCAACAAGCATCACCGCCTCGGGGTCCGCATCCACGACCACACGCACCGCTCTTGGAAGCAAGATGTGGACATCGTTGTGGGCCAGGCGGCCTGCCGTGTAGCCTACGTGACCATCCCGAAGACCACGCGAGTCGATGCGGCCGCTGAGGTCATTGCGTACGTCCAGGATGTCGCAAAGCGAGCGGGGCGAAGCACCCTCGTCCCCGTGCACATCCTCATTGAGACGCATGGCGCCCTGGAGCATGTCTTCGCACTCGCGCGCCTTCCTGCTGTGGAGGTCCTGGACTTCGGTCAGATGGATTTCGTGAGCGACCACCACGGCCTGATCCCGGCTACGGCCTTGCGCAGTCCTGGCCAGTTCCAGCACCAATTGCTCGTGCGCGCAAAAGCCGCGGTGGTCGCCGCGGCCGCGGCGGCCGGTGTCGTGCCGGCACACAACGTCTGTCTGAACCTGAAGGACGAGGGCGTTGTTCGCTCCGACGCTGAGCGAGCCAACCGCGAGTTCGGGTTTCAGCGCATGTGGAGCATCTACCCGGCGCAGATTGAACCTATCGTAGCGGCCATGCGGCCGGCGTTCGGCGAGATGGAGGATGCTGCTGCGATCCTCGCGCTTGCGCAAGACGCAAGCTGGGGCCCGATTCAGTTCAAAGGCGAACTGCACGACCGCGCAACGTATCGGTACTACTGGAGCCTGCTCAAACGGGCCCGCGCGACCGGCATGGGCATTCCAGACGACGCTGACGGACGGTTCTTCTGA
- a CDS encoding ABC transporter ATP-binding protein, with translation MLQVKDLHAGYGPTNVLHGVSLEVPKGKVVSLIGSNGAGKTTTMRAISGMLKPRSGSIKLEDKEIAGLDSHHIARLGLAHSPEGRRVFSNLSVLDNLRLGAFPRYTGSRPKGDVESDIQSALELFPRLKERQQQAAGTLSGGEQQMLAMARAVMLNPDVILLDEPSMGLAPKLVEEVFRIIRKLRARHVTMLLVEQFAAAALDVSDYAYVLESGRIALEGPAEKLKGDPAVKAAYLGGSH, from the coding sequence ATGCTGCAAGTAAAAGATCTGCATGCGGGTTACGGGCCCACCAATGTGCTTCATGGTGTCTCGCTCGAAGTGCCAAAGGGCAAGGTGGTGAGCCTTATCGGGTCGAATGGCGCCGGTAAGACAACGACCATGAGAGCCATCTCTGGAATGCTCAAGCCGCGCTCGGGTTCCATCAAGCTGGAAGACAAGGAAATTGCCGGCTTGGATTCCCATCACATCGCGCGGCTGGGGCTGGCTCACAGCCCGGAAGGGCGACGCGTCTTCTCCAACCTTAGCGTGCTCGACAACCTGCGACTGGGCGCGTTCCCGCGCTACACCGGTAGCCGTCCGAAGGGCGACGTCGAGTCGGACATCCAAAGCGCCTTGGAGCTGTTCCCCCGGCTGAAAGAGCGTCAACAACAAGCTGCAGGCACCTTGTCCGGGGGCGAGCAGCAGATGTTGGCGATGGCCCGCGCGGTGATGCTCAATCCCGATGTGATCCTGCTGGATGAGCCTTCAATGGGCCTGGCGCCCAAGCTGGTCGAAGAGGTATTCCGCATCATCCGCAAACTGCGCGCCCGGCACGTCACGATGCTGCTTGTCGAGCAGTTCGCAGCCGCTGCGCTTGATGTTTCCGACTACGCCTACGTGCTCGAAAGTGGCCGCATTGCGCTGGAAGGACCCGCCGAAAAACTGAAGGGCGACCCGGCGGTCAAGGCTGCCTACCTGGGTGGTTCCCACTAA